Part of the Zea mays cultivar B73 chromosome 4, Zm-B73-REFERENCE-NAM-5.0, whole genome shotgun sequence genome is shown below.
ggggggatatcgagatagcttatgttagcacaaaagaacaattagccgatatctttaccaaaccattagatgaaaaaacctttaccaaacttagtcatgagctaaacattcttgattctcggaattttgattgaaacattgcacaaattatatacctttgatcatatctctttcactttggtacaaatgcataattCTTATTAATTATGTACCAAGgctatgactaatgagttttctagtgcatttctactaagtcatggattgaaagggaaatagagtcctcggcgaagacaaggcttccactccactctatcggtatcatttaactcttcgccatcactccacatcactctcaaattggtcTAATCTTCCATTCATATTTATTTGTACCAATGAGATAGAAATTTACAGGGCTCTCAAAAGActttgtttttggcgattaatgacaaagggggagaaatattaagcccaaagcaaaaggaccgcacaccaccaccaatttaaaattttcaaattGATGTATTTTGGGTATGTTTATCTTCAAGAattatttcaaaattggtatctaaatgtatttgatcttatttggtatttacaaaaattggtaaaaccctcttgaacactaagaggagaatttgattaagggggagttttgtttaagtcaaagaaaaagcatttgaaacagggggagaaaatttcaaatcttgaaaatgcttctcgaaatcttattcatatatctttgactatttgcaaaagactttgaaaagattttccaaaagaatttgcaaaaacaaaacaactggtgcaagcgtggtccaaaatgttaaataaaagaaagcaaccatgcatatctattaGAAGTaacaattggtttaattccaagcaacctttacacttaccttatgcaaactagttcaattctgcacttatatatttgctttggtttgtgttggcatcaatcaccaaaaaggggaagattgaaagggaaatagggtttaaccttttcctataaatgattttggtggttgaatgtccaacacaaataattggactaactagtttgctctagattatatattctacaggtgcaaaaagttcaacacaaaccaataaaaagatcaagttagggttcaaaaaaaaagagcaaaagaaaatgaagagaaccctggtctggcgcaccggactgtccggtgcaccagggtcgatcgacttcaaacttgccaccttcgggtttcagaagcgccgcttcgctataattcaccggattgtccggtttgccaccggactgtccggtttgccaccggactgtctggtgcaccagcggagcaacagctagccaacgcaacggtcgactccaacggtcgcctgcaacgtgaaccgtgaagaacagtgcgcgcagaagtcagagcagcctccagaggagcaccggacagtgcacaataCCTgttcggtgcggcaccggactgtccggtgccacatgagaacaaagctccaacggtcgaaaccgtcagaaccctaacggttgggtgacatggctggcgcaccggactgtccggtgcgctcatCGACAGCatcctgccccaacggttgaattggtggttgggggctataaataccccacaaccacctccactccaaccatccaatcaTTCACTccttaacattcaatacaagagcaatagacaccactccaaagacacaatccaagtgatcgatccgctcaaagtcttCAATTCCACTTTAGCGCGtttagacttgtgagaggatcattcgtgtttatttgttgctcttgtttgcttggttggctttcttctttctcattcttgttctctaagtgaattgtaatcaaagcaagagacaccaagtgtgtggtggtccttgtggggtctaagtgacccgtttgattaaggagaagccttactcggtctaggtgaccgtttgagagagggaaagggttgcaagagacccggtctttgtgaccacctcaacggggactaggttctttagaaccgaatctcggtaaaacaaatcaccgtgtcatcccctttattttcttggttgatttgtttttcgctcTCTCCTAGACTtaacttttattctaacgctaaccccagcttgaagtgtgcttaaagtttgtaaatttcagtttcggcctattcacccctctctatgCGACTTTCAAGAATATATAGAAATACATGACTTGGAGGATAAGAAGCCTATCCTAGGGAGAAGGAAGGTTATACTAGATACAAGGAAGGTTATCTCGGGATTACAATCAATCCTAAACTAACCCTATCAGGAGTTGCCCAATATACTCTAACATACCTAATATACTATAGCAAATAGTTTAGAACCACACAATAAATAATTGCTTTTATAAATCAATTTGAACCAAAAGCAATTTGAGCAAAAGAACCGAGTTTAGTCTTTCTAGGATTCAGCCTGCACAAGAGCATTTTTGATAAGGCCTTAAATTAGTGCTCTATCTTCCAATATAGTGCCTAACTTAGAAAAAAACAACTCCAACAATGTGCTTTTTCAAAATTTTATCAAAAAAATATAGTGCACACCAAGAAgtgactcaaatatactacaccacAAATTAGTGTTGTATCTTTGTTTTCTACGCCATCCTCAACATTTTCTTTCCTAATAATGTAATTTATTTACTAAAATACATGATTTAGGACATAGCTGTTGAAGTTCAATTTGTTTTTAGTGCCCTAAACACTTTAAATGGtgtaatattttaatttttgagGAAGGTACTCAAACTTGTCATATACATTGTTGCTTAGCTGGGGATAACGTATGGGTGTACGTAAATGAAGACGGATATGAAGATTAGGTTTGTTGTCTTCTCGATCGATGTATGCGGAGGCCATTACCATTAGTTCCACTGAACTTTGGTGTTTTGATGTAACGGTTCTATCTTTCTCTTTTGACCTATGGATCCATAAGTAATAAGTTAACGATGTTTTAAGATGGATATGGAATATTGTTATCACTAATGATGATGTTGTATGTGTGAGTAATTTCTTGGGCATACATATGGGTGACTCGGTTTTGTCCTTAAAACCGGATGTGACGAACCATTACATCACATGTTCATAGGTAAACTTGTTGCATTGATTAACTATGATGTAGGTTGGAGGATCAAAAGTGTCCTTAACAATGGAGAGAAATAGTGAATTGAATCGATGTACATCCAAGGTCTCGGCCTACATATGCGGACCATTCTCTCACATTCTCCAAAACGTGAGCTAGTTCGCACCACACGAGAGCACTACACTCCAGCAACTTGTAGTTTTGCATGGTTGTGTTCTATATATGTGACAAAAATAAATCTTGACCAAGGCACTATTTTAGCATATATTCAACCATAACAAAAACAGCTGGATTTTTCGAACTCAGATGCAAACATGTCACAATAAGGGATTCAATTTTTTAATTCAAATGCAAACATGTTACACTTAgatttggggcttgtttgagatcTTGCTGGAGACGAAAAAATCACTACGCGGGACAATCTTTGCACATTGCAGGGATTTGTTTTATACGACGTACAGATATGGGAGAAGTTAGTTTTGAGTACAACATGAATTTACTTTACCTTGCCTTGCAGGGATTAATCCTAGATCAAACTCATCTTCTGGTACAGAGGATACAAACAAGGAACTGCTTTGCTAGCTTCTTCCAAACAATTCTGCATGCTATGCCAATCGTTCTGTCTCTGTCTCTCTCTCTAATAACAATGACAAGAATCTCAAGTAGCAGTTCAATCAATCTGTGCATGCTATGGAGTATGAACAAGAATCAATTTTGATGGAAAGTTAGTCGGCGGTGAGAGTGAGACATTCGAGCACCCTGGCCCTGTCAGGCTGGCAATTTGCCCAGGTCAGCTACGTTGTTAGATTATAGTATACGTGTGCATGCATGGCCAGGTCAGGTGCCGAGGTGTTGCTGCAGCTTGCTCAGATCAGACGCCGTTGGATCTCGGGCTGGCGCCGCCGTGTTGTGTGTCGACGTTGACGTACTTGCCCCAGAACCAGTGGCGGCTCCAGACGAGGTTCATCTCCTCGATGGGCACCCCCTTGGTCTCCGGCAGGAAGAGGGCGATGAAGGTGGTCATGATGAACATCCACCCGGCGAAGAAGTAGAAGAGCCCGAACTTGAGCGAGCACAGCATGCTGAGGAAGGCCTGGCCGATGATGAAGGTGAGCAGCATGTTGACGCACACGGCGATGCTCTGCCCCGCCGACCGGACCTCCAGCGCGAACACCTCCGAGGGGACGAGCCAGCCCAGCGGCCCCCACGACCAGGCGAACCCGGCGACGTAGAGGCAGATGAAGAGCACCAGCAGCCAGGCGTTGGAGCGGGACATCTCGCCCACGCCGGCGGTGCCGAACTGGAGCGCGATCAGCGTGCCCACCACGATCTGGGAGACGAACATCTGCGTACCGCCCTGCAGGAACAGCGCGCGCCGGCCCAGGCGGTCCACGCACACGATGGACACCACGGTGGCGAACATGTTGACCAGCCCCGTGATGACGGCCGCCATCAGCGACGCGTCGTCGCCGAAGCCGATGGTCAGGAACAGCACCGGCGCGTAGAACATGATCACGTTGATGCCCGTCAGCTGCTGGAAGAAGGGGATCAGCGCTGCCACCGTCAGCTGCGGCCGGTACCTGCGCTCCAGGATGTTGCGCCACGGGTGCTCGATGGCGTTCGCCTCCTCGCTCGCCGCCACCATGTCGTCGTACTCGTCCTGCACGTCGTCCGTGCCGCGGATCTTCACCAGCACCGCCTTGGCGTCGTCGTTGAACCCGCGGGCGATAAGGGAGTTGGGCGTGTCGGGGAGCACCAGCGCGCCCAGGGTGATGATGAGCGCCGGCACGCCCGCGAGCCCCAGCCCGATGCGCCAGCCCCACCCGCCCTCGATGCCCGCCGTCCAGAAGTTGATCAGGTTCGCCGCCAGGATGCCGATGGTGGTCATCAGCTGGAACCCGATGTTGAGCATGCCGCGCAGCTTCGCCGGCGCCATCTCCGACAGGTACAGCGGCACCGACTGGTTGGCGAAGCCGACGCCCACGCCCAGCAGGATGCGGCCCATGATGAGCATCATCACGTCGGTGGCGGCGCCGTTCAGCGCCGACCCGGCCAGGAAGGTCACCCCGCCGCAGAACATGGACCACTTGCGCCCGAACACCCGCGTCACGGACGCCGCCACGAACGACGTCGCCAGCGCCGCCAGGTACAGCGACGACGTGAACAGCGTCAGCAGCTGGCTGTCGAACTTGCAGTACTGGTTCGTGTCCTTGTTCGCCGCCGCCTTGGCGTACACGGAGGGGAAGAACTCCTTGAGGAACGACGCCATGGACGTGACACCGCCGGAGATGCCGATGTCGTACCCGAAGATGAGGCCGCCCGATGACGCCACCAGGCAGGTGAAGAACACGAACGGCGTCATGCGGCCGGGGTACGTCTTGCCCCCGGCCGCGTTCACCACCACGCCGCCTGCCATTGCCGCGGGCGCGGGCGGACAGCTGGGGCAATGGCAACGCGAGAAACAACACGAGACGACGAGGAACGGAAGGAGGTCGAGGTGGCCTGCAGGTCCCTGGTGGGGGAGACGCGCGGCGAGTTCTTTATATGGAGGAGGCGGACGCAGGGGCGGCCATCCA
Proteins encoded:
- the LOC100279457 gene encoding monosaccharide transport protein 2, whose amino-acid sequence is MAGGVVVNAAGGKTYPGRMTPFVFFTCLVASSGGLIFGYDIGISGGVTSMASFLKEFFPSVYAKAAANKDTNQYCKFDSQLLTLFTSSLYLAALATSFVAASVTRVFGRKWSMFCGGVTFLAGSALNGAATDVMMLIMGRILLGVGVGFANQSVPLYLSEMAPAKLRGMLNIGFQLMTTIGILAANLINFWTAGIEGGWGWRIGLGLAGVPALIITLGALVLPDTPNSLIARGFNDDAKAVLVKIRGTDDVQDEYDDMVAASEEANAIEHPWRNILERRYRPQLTVAALIPFFQQLTGINVIMFYAPVLFLTIGFGDDASLMAAVITGLVNMFATVVSIVCVDRLGRRALFLQGGTQMFVSQIVVGTLIALQFGTAGVGEMSRSNAWLLVLFICLYVAGFAWSWGPLGWLVPSEVFALEVRSAGQSIAVCVNMLLTFIIGQAFLSMLCSLKFGLFYFFAGWMFIMTTFIALFLPETKGVPIEEMNLVWSRHWFWGKYVNVDTQHGGASPRSNGV